In a genomic window of Sutcliffiella sp. FSL R7-0096:
- a CDS encoding nitrilase-related carbon-nitrogen hydrolase, translating to MSDKVMIGLIQASNDVDGKEAVEVHKKTAIEKHIKLVREAKAKGAQIICLQEIFYGPYFCSEQNAKWYEAAEEIPNGPTTKLFQDLAKELGVVIVLPIYEREGIATYYNTAAVIDADGKYLGKYRKQHIPQVGVGDQGHGFWEKFYFKPGNLGYPIFDTAYAKVGVYICYDRHFPEGARLLGLKGAEIVFNPSATVAGLSEYLWKLEQPAHAVANGYYVGAINRVGVEGPWKMGEFYGQSYLVDPRGSFVSIGSRDKDEVIIGEMNKKLIREVRDVWQFYRDRRPETYEEMTALLP from the coding sequence GTTTAATTCAGGCGTCGAATGATGTGGATGGGAAAGAAGCTGTAGAGGTCCACAAGAAGACGGCCATTGAAAAGCATATTAAATTGGTTCGAGAAGCGAAAGCAAAAGGCGCACAGATCATCTGCTTGCAGGAGATTTTCTATGGTCCATACTTTTGCAGTGAACAAAATGCAAAATGGTATGAGGCGGCAGAAGAAATTCCAAATGGTCCGACAACAAAGTTATTTCAGGACCTGGCAAAGGAACTGGGTGTGGTCATTGTCCTTCCGATTTATGAAAGGGAAGGGATCGCGACTTATTATAATACCGCAGCAGTCATTGACGCGGATGGAAAATATCTTGGTAAATATCGAAAGCAGCATATTCCGCAAGTTGGGGTGGGAGACCAGGGACATGGTTTCTGGGAAAAATTCTACTTTAAGCCGGGTAATCTTGGTTATCCGATTTTTGATACGGCATACGCAAAAGTTGGCGTGTACATATGTTATGACCGCCATTTCCCTGAAGGGGCACGTTTACTTGGTTTAAAAGGGGCGGAAATAGTTTTCAACCCATCTGCCACGGTGGCGGGACTTTCAGAATACCTGTGGAAGCTTGAGCAGCCAGCACATGCTGTGGCAAACGGCTATTATGTCGGTGCCATCAACAGGGTAGGCGTGGAAGGACCTTGGAAAATGGGCGAATTTTATGGACAGTCCTATCTGGTGGACCCCCGTGGATCTTTCGTTTCCATAGGAAGTAGAGATAAGGATGAAGTAATAATTGGTGAAATGAACAAGAAACTAATTCGTGAAGTGAGAGATGTATGGCAGTTTTATCGTGATAGAAGACCTGAAACATATGAAGA